In Salvia miltiorrhiza cultivar Shanhuang (shh) chromosome 4, IMPLAD_Smil_shh, whole genome shotgun sequence, the DNA window CAGATGTAACCATATCCAACAACTATGGTAATAATTACTATTCCATATTTTCCAGCTGATCGTTCTCCGGTAACAATCATAATAGATCTATTTGATGCCAATAGTTGCAGCTCTTCTCGCAGGCTGTTGACATGTTTCATCAAAGAATCATTTCGCGGTTTGGGTTGGGAAGTAGCTGGACCATCTTGTTTAAGTTGCTTGAAACAATCTTAAATGCAACAGAGAAAAATTCAGAAACATTAGATATTCGGCCCTCCATAGCAAGAACGGATCCCACAAGGCCTGCACCAACGATGAGCGAGAGCTTGCCGAGAGGAAGAGCCATCGGCACTCGGCATAAAAGATTAATTGGCGATTTTACAGAaaattaaaggaaaaaaaagagaacATTGACAATTTTACGACGAAAAGAGGTAAATAATGCATagactttataaaataaatgtcaAACAAATTTCCAGGGAAAGAACAGCTATGAGATAGAAATTAAAATTCCAGGTCAGTGAGCATTTTAAATTTAGCaaatatataatacgattaagGATTCTTGCGCTCTCCTTAATTCGGGGTCCTACGTGGCATATCTAagaattcaaggtttaaaatcCCTGCAATTCTAGAACCTCTAGCTCAATTCTCTATCGCTGACGTGGCAATATAATTCCAcatcaattattattttatattatttagttaaattatttgatttacatCACATTACACATCACCCCTCCTAAATCCTCCCAAATCCATTCCTCCCGTCTCCGAAGTCCGAACACCGGCGCTTCCTCCCCACCGCCGCGATCTGCCACACTTTTTCGACTGCTTCGCCGGACCACCTCGCCCCTTTTTCTGCCGAGATATACGGTTTGGGAATCCTGCGCTCTCCTTAATCCGGGGTCCTACGTGGCATCTCTAATAATTCACCATTCAAAACTCCTGCAATTCTAGAGCTTTTAGCTTTAAAATATACACCACGTGGCAATCTAATTCcacatataatattttattttaattttacatttaATATCCCAATATCAAGCCATCTCTTTCGGTAGAACTCAAAATCTAAAAACTCAAAATCTCAAATTAAACCCATCGCCCCACACATTTTGATATGTAACAAACACATTTTgatatataaatgatatatgGGGTGGAATTAAAAGTACCCACCcccataatatgtctatgaaaaatacccacccccTAGTAAgggggtgggtatttttcatagacatattatggaagtgggtattttaatatattaagtcATGATATATTTGTACTCGGTGCTCTTATAATCATATATGTTTCATATGTTACATGAAAAGACACTTATTCTTGAGGTAAGCTTTTattatcatttttctttttgtggaATTTTTAAAATGGTGTAGAACAATTCTATTGCCTAAAAAATTATGCTTCTTGAAAGCAACAATTCTATTAGTTTTATTATGTTTTCATTAATATTacaaagttatttaaatttattagttTCTCCTTTGTTTTCAGGTATTTCTCCATATTGCAGCACCaatatttttccttctttttgcCTTTATTTTCAGGTATTTAGATTATGTGTTAGGGTATTGTCCTATCAGAAAAAATATGTATCATATCTgttgtaattgcattaaaacCTCAATTAGAGGTGAAGATATAACATAAGCATTTGTGTTCCTGAATTAGAAAATGTGTCTTAGTtaccttttatttatatttgaatgtTGTTGTTGTATGACATTGCACATCTGATTGCATTTcaagattatttttattatggaACTTACGGGTCATTTGAAATTCGACCTTGGAAATATAGAACAAGAATTCTACTGTAATAGGCAGGAATTGGTCTGGTGGATTATTATTGCGACTGCATAAAAGCTAGGAAAGAAGGCGGTGGCCGGTGAGAGTTGTTGATTTCTGGTGGTGGGAGCGATGAACAACAAATGATTTCTAGTCATGGTTTTTCAAATTTGGAATCGAATGGAGGTGGAGGAATTAAGGAtattaaatgtaaaataaaaataaaatattactctATATTACATGTGGAATTAATTTGCCACGTAGGATGTCATAATAAAAGGCTCTAGAATTgcacgaatttaaaataatgattTCTAGAATTGCACGTAGGATGTCATAATAAAGTCAAAGGCTCATGTTCACAATAAGTATAGTGTGAATTGAAGAACATAAATTctaagaaaatattaaaaaatgtgtataaGATGAAGAAATTTACCCAACAAATTTATTTGTTAggtaattatttataaataacttGTTAGATAAGTTTTTTGTAGACAGTGTGTGAATGAGCCTAAAAATATACTCCTATATCCTAAAATGTAAAGACCAATgaatgaaaatgataaaaagaaATCACATCTATCGTAGACGAATGATTAATTTCGATGCGATGATAATAATTAAATACCGcatttgtaatatattatatatatatatatatatagggggccgctccaatgagacccccaaattttagtgagatctagggcacgttccggtgcgtttattttatcaatcatatgactgatattgtatctggagggtgattttttttcgcagggttcgaatcctggagggagcagaatattttaaattttgttattcatcagtatatactgcattgttcatcagtatatacggccatgttcatcagtatatatgtcttattcattacgaattttttaaattttatttttcatcagtatatacatcttgttcattagatacacgttttgttcattagtattatatgtcttattcattgtcctagtgtttcacgaaaaatatggggtctcactggagcgcgtccctatatatatatagaaccaAATATGATAATGATTAATTTCGGTGCGATGTAATAGCCTAAATAAACTGTTTTTGGAGaaatttttttagtaattttatagaCATTGCTGCAGTCCAAACTGACTGACTGTGAAAAATTTACAGTTAATGATAGAAGAAAATAGACGAAAAGATATGGTTCAATAGGTGGAAGGAACCCGTTTCGGATAAATTTTGGGTCCGGTTGGACCACTTTCTGTAGGCCTGGGCGCCTGGCAATATTACGGATCAGATCGGGTTGAACTCTCATTGGCCCAATGGGGTTGGGTTGGGTATTCAAGCCTCATAAATTTTGTGTGCCCCCAATTATTCATTTGACACAATGGGCTTTGGCTGGGCCAATTTGACATCTCTAAATAGGAGCCagattttttaaaacaattgcattttttttttcttttgaaacgATGTTAAAAACTAGtattatcataaaattttaagtgCTAATTATATTTCATGTATTTAACTTTAGCATTTTCTAGAAAATATCCAACTTTGATCTTCTATTAAAAAATTCCTAATTTTAagtgttttttttataaatactaTCTTCGTCCTAGAGGAATGAGCATGATTGTtggtgacacaaattttaataaatattatataaatgtaatgagaatgaaaaaaaaaagtaaataagaaGATCTAACCTCGGATGGATATTATTAGAAcacaaatactcatgtgcaACCGGATGCACCGTGCAACTAGTTTCTAAAATGACACCACTTCATCCGGGAAATGATacttgaacattttcgaatgacactacttcaacatacaaatgacacttgaagatcttcaagtgtcatttgtatgttgaagtagtgttatTCATAAATCGGTTGCACGAGAGAATATCTTTTATTAGTAGCATTCCCTATGTATCACAATGCCAAATAACCTGattttcaagtgtcatttgtatgttgaagtagtgtaaTTCATAAATtagttgcacggtgcaatcggttgcacggGATAATATCTTTTATTAGTAGCATTCCCTATGTATCACAATGCCAAATAACCTGATCCACAAACCAAAAATGAATCATTAGGGTGCGttcttttttgttgtaaatttatcatgagaaaaagaaggataaacaaaatttcaccctttaaatccttcttttttttcccacatttcctacttgacccttacccattcctcatttacactataaATGAGGGCTTATATTATCACATcatttttggagggatgatataatccctcctttgtagtatAATCCCTCCTTTAAATCTTTCCCcttttttttccacatttcctacttgacccttactcattcctcatttacactataaatgagggataatattatcacatcatttttggagggataacataatccctcctttgtagtgtaaatgaggaacgagtaagggtcaagtaggaaatgtgagaaaagaaataaaggatttaaatggtgaaattttgtttattcttcactttttcatgataaatttacaaccaaagataaCGCACCCTTATTGTACAAGTACTACGTTTATGCCAAGAGACCGTTGTCTCATCGACAGTTTGACACTTGGCTATCTAACAACCaggaattattaaaaaaaaattgatctttGGCTGCATTTATAAAGAATAATTGGTTGATTGAGTATAAatgtttaaattaattaactttaCGATTGGTTGGTTGAGATAGGCTATACGGCGGCGGCGGTCGGAGTGAGGTGGCAATAGTCGGTGGTGGTATAGCGACAGCGAAGTGAATTTTATGGCTAATAATGCATGGTCGGCGTTTGAATTATATATTTTGACTATGCATGTGTGATATATACAAGTTTATTATAGATGCAATAATTACTATAATATACTAATATGCAGTTTTATACCTGATATATCAGCCTAGAATGAATAATACTAAGAATTATTTTAGTCCCTGCTCAACTtgttttcaaataaattaaccaatatatataattaatataatctcACGTATACAATATGTGAGGTACGAAAAAACTATACATTTAATCTCATGTTGCATTTTATCTTTgccatattatttttttgatacgACAGAATTCGGCCAGACTTTTATCCTTTCCGGCACCCCTTTCCATGGGACTATTCGGccatgttatactccctccgtctcgccCAAGATGCTATATATTCATTTTCGGGTCGTCCCAATGAAGATGCTACATTtatatatttggcaaaaataaggaattttaaacacttaattaatactaattaagtatttctttattaccttctctctcatactttatcactttattaccttctctttcttactttatcactttattactttctccctcctactttatcactttattattacacacctaaaacattaatctacaactccttaaatcttgtgccgaagagcaaatgtagcgtcttggccgggacggagggagtataacatttCACTTGGGTAAACATATTAGGGCTCGTTTGATTTGCTTGTTATGGCCTTATTAGGTCCTTTTCTGGGCTAATAATTGTGTTTGATATCCTATTAAAATAAAGCTGCAGGCCCTTTAAAAACACTTGGCCCGGCCTTAAATCATTGATTTCTCGAGGAAAGCTAACCGAAGGCCTCCCTTGGTTAGCTAATCTTGGGTTTTACAAAATTTcgattaaaatattttcttccaATTTGCCCTTCTTTTTCAAATTCAACACTTCTTCATTTGCCCCTCTTTTACATCCGCCGCTTCTATTCCGAGAGCTTTTCAAGGGACCAGTGCGCAGCAACAATTTCACGCCATTCAGCACCTTTTTCTTCAATCTGTGGGTATGTTCTTCAAGGGACCAGTGCGCAACAACAAGTTCACGCCATTTCAATCGACTCAATCAAGTTTTTATAGGATTAATAGAGATCTCATTCCTTCATATTTCGTCATCTTCAATGGTGGTTAACAGGTGCTTGCGTTGGATTATAGGGACGCGCGATTTGCTGGGTCTGCCATCGTCGAATTCGATTGCCGTGTAGTTGTTGCCGGGTGTCGTCCAATTGAACATCTACGCACTGCTGTCATCTAGGGTTTCATCTCCTGTGAGTTTTTTCAAAtcgattttattttcaattgatgATTTCGACATGTGGAGCACCTGTAGTGCGTGTGATAATTGACAAAATCAAAGATATTTCGTGGCAATTATGTGTCTCAGTATACTTGCCTTCTTTATTTCTCTGTAAATTTGCCAATTCGAAAATACCTTACTGTTGAATTGTATATATGGTGCAATGGTGAAATTGATGTTGTGTTGTTGCCATCAAATGTCTGTACAGCGGTTTACTGAGGTTTGTGGTGTGCATctgtgaattattttttattgtatgtTGTGTGCTCAGCGTCATGGATATTATACGGCATAAGAAGGCTTGTGTATATATGGCCGTAGAGGAAATTTTGCATGATCAGATGATGCAGATAGCGGTTGTCCTCGATGTTGTTGATAGGGCAAGGTCCCGGAAACGTAAGCGTAGAGTTCTAGCTGTGCCATATGGGATTGTACATAGAATCCCTGATCAAGTGAAGCACCTTAATCGAATTATAGGTTTTAGCGATGTCGATTGTTTACTAAATTTGAGGATGGACCGAAATACATTCGGTAGACTATGTCTGCTATTGAGAGACTTAGGTGGGTTGAAAGATGGTAGATTTGTGACTGTGGAGGAGCAGGTTGCGTTATTTCTGTCTGTACTTGCTCACCACAAAAAAAATCGGGTTGTAAAGTTCGATTTTTGGAGAAGTGGGCAGACAGTGTCACACTATATTCATGTTGTGTTGAGAGCCATCCTGAATCTCCATGTTATACTGTTGGTAAAGCCCACTGCGGTGCAGGAAGATTCAACCGACCCGCGATGGAAATGGTTTAGGGTATGTGACAAAACCATATAACAAGAAGTGAGATATATGTGCCTATATTCTGATTTTATGATAGATTTACAGAAATTACATTGTTTGCAGGGTTGTTTGGGTGCATTAGACGGTACATACATCAATGTTATGGTGCCGAATATTGATAAACCGCGGTATCGAACGAGGAAGGGACAAATTTCAACAAATACACTTGCAGTTTGTGACAAAAATATGAAGTTTGTGTACGTTTTGCCGGGATGGGAGGGATCAGCGGCGGATGCTAGAATCTTGCGCGATGCGTTGAACAGACCTAATGGATTCAAGGTACCCAGGGGTAAGTTGTAGCCATATATCACAATACCTAGTAACGTTATATCTGCAAATtcattcaaaattaatatttcatGCTTTGGTGTAGGCTCATACTATCTCGTGGATAATGGATATGCCAATTCTGAGGGGTTTCTCGCTCCCTACAAGGGGGTCCGGTATCATCTCAAAGAATGGGGACCGATGGCTGCACGCCCACAAAATGCTGAAGAATTGTTCAATATGCGCCACACGAAGGCTCGAAACGTCATTGAACGTGCCTTTGGTGTTATGAAGATGCGATGGGGGATTTTGAGGAGCACTACGTTTTATCCCGTGAAGGTCCAGAATCGCCTTATTATGGCTtgttttttattgaataatttcaTTAGAACGGAGATGGATGTGGATCCTCTCGAGCAAGCATTCGATAACTTACCACAAGATAATGAGTTCAGTGAACCGGAACATGGAGATTATGTGGATGCAGTTGAGCCGTCTCCTGAGTGGGCTGCGACTCGTGATGCCATTGCCCAATCGATGTGGCAACAGTATGTTGCAATGCATTGaattaattaggatttataatatTGTGTAATTCATTCGTGGATCTGAATTATTACTAGTTTGTGAGGACAAATTGATCTTGTTTGTGACATTTTCTGGCTGCTATTTTTGATATATGAAAAAACTTGGTATTTTGTCGATTTTTGATACTTTGCTGCAGGAATTTGTGTTGCTCATGTTTTGGTCTTTTGGAATAGGTGTCTGATGGATAATCGTGCAAGGTATCCTGCCCCTTTTTGTTGCTGTGGTAATGGAAAGATGTTGCTGCGGTGTGCAGGATGGAAGGCTCGAAATGCCGGCCGTTATTATTACAAATGCCCCCTTAACGGTGGCCACGAAGGAGATTTCTTGTGGTTTGATGAGGTCCACGCCCAAGGCGAGGCAGCATTTGCAAACGCACCACCGCCTGTTACATCATTTACGAGTAACTCAGTTCCACGATCAGCAAATTCCTACACAGACCATGCACGAGACGACACGGGCGTGGGAAACACATTCCCTGAAGTTGGCAGGGCAAGGAGAGACACCGACgaacaaaataattttatgttcATGGCGATAGTGTTCATCTTGCTTGGATTTGTTGCGGGAAAACTTGTGTAATTTAATTTCGTATTAGGATGGCACGAAATTTGTTCCAAACTATTTTGAATTATGTGGAATCTATGTCGGATGCTATATTGCTATATTTAAGTATTTCGTATTAGGATGGCACGAAATTTGTTCCAAACTATTTTGAATTATGTGGAATCTATGTCGGATGCTATATTGCTATATTATGTGGTATCATATTTGCAATGCAAATGTGAAAATAAACTGGTTGCCAATTTTAGGAAATCCTTTGGTCTAAATTTCATGTGTGAAATTTATATGATGAAATCCTTTGGTCTCAATTTctttcatattttaaaattacaattaatttttaaatttcagtttttaaagTGTATTTTTCACTTTCTTTTCAGTTATTAAagcatattttaaaattatagttatttttttaatttcagttaTTAAAGTATatttccactttctttttctttatcaaAGTATATATATCCTCTTCACTTTTGTGCCATTAGGCTTAAGTATGATTTTTTAATGACATACTtttttctaatatatatatatatatatatatatatatatatatatatatatatatgacataCGTATTGTagcaattatttttttttgtttataaagTTTAAATTGTAGATATCATATTTGtgtatgaaatatttatttatttattatgacatgtaataataataataataataatgataacaataattttatcaaataacttttaattgttaatttttttttttgaaacatatttcgtatttgtttttattttttattctcttttgtatttatctttatttgtttaaatatgTCGTCTGATTTCgatgttcgccgtgcatcgcacggacgaGCATACTAGTTATAGAgtaataaactctaattaaaagttaataaaattaaaagttaataaaattgaataatcgaagtaaattaataaattgaataatcgaatttaatttttaaaattaaagagtCTAGCAATTATTCTTCTGTATTAACTCCTATTACCATTTCTCCAATAACATCCATCCCATTATGACTATATTCAATGCAATGTCTAATCTAACAAGCAAATCCATTACTCGAGCAGAACTCGAGGTTCTATATTGAAGAACTTGAAATGATTATACCCTATTTTCTTCTCACTTGTACATTTCAAAGCACATTAATGCCAAAATAGGATTTGCTCAACTACCTAATTATTCGTTGCCATTAAGAAACCACTCTCCAAATATACCTATATTCTTCCATAAATAGCATGCTACTTCATCTTCCCCATCCCACAGAAAGTTTTATGCAGACGAAAGAGAAGATGATTTTCGAAGATATTCCCGACCAAGCTTGGTTCTTCTATGGGGCCGAATGGAAGAAACATATGGATTCGATGCTGTTGCGGCGGATCTTCGAGATTGAAAGGGAAACGGGCTCCATACGTAAGCTTCTTTCTATAACATCATATTTTCCATGACAATGTTGGTGAGTTGTTGCTCTTTAATACCTTATGCTTActccttttcatttttcacgAGATTCAGCCGGATGGGGTGTCAATAGCACACATGCAATACTTACTGTAACCGGCGAACTTAATGATGAGTTTAGCAAAGATTTCACAACTGTTGACATCAAAGAGAGACTGAAGACGTTGGAGGGCCGATTCAACACCTGGATCAATCTGATGAATAGGCCAGACACTCATTGGGATCGACCATCGAATCGCATCATTGCGATCGATGAAGTGTGGGATCAAATATTTCTGGTGTGTTACCTTGATGTGGTTATTTTTTGTTGTTATCtgatagatatatatacatttgttcaacATTTTCTGTGATTACAAACTGACACAATATTGTATACTACGCGCAGGAGAATGTGTGGGCGCAAGCTTATTACTACAGTGGTGAGCCGGAGTACTACAAAATGTGTTCTTTATTTGGACCAAAAAGAATCAAGCGTGAACCAAGCTGTGAAGTGAAACCAAGCTGTGAAGTGATCACTATCAGCTCCTCAGTGCGAACAATAGTTATctccgatgatgatgatgtcaCTTATCCAGATGCGAAAGAACAACAGCCTGTTTCCCGCGAACTCTTTCCCGAAGACGACGATTCTGGAATCAACCCCAAACCTCCTGCCCATACTGGACTTGGCCACATGTTTCTGAGTTGGCCTTCACTCGAACCGAACAAGATGTTCCCACCACGCAAGGCATTACCTAGCCCCGATGGTCCTGCCGATGAAAGCTCTAGCGTAAGCTCAAGCCCATTCAAATAGATTGGGCTTTAAAAACAATCAGCTTTTTGTTTCCCTTGCCACCAACTATGCTGTCAAATTTTCAATGTTCTTGTGGCCTTTTTTGTTCTTAAGAAACCTCAAGTTTGGTGTTAATGAATCTCATTCAAATGGATATGACCATTTGAATTTATTATATCTGAGTTTATGTTATAAAGTATTTGCTCATACAGATactaaaaaatttaagaaaaccATAACACAGAAATGTGAATTACTAAATTGATAGAAAAAGAAACATACCAATAGAAATCCAACAACAGAAACAATGTCACATTTGTTCCAACACCAAGAACAAATGGcatgaaaaggaaaaacaaCATTGACCCAAGGTCATCAACTGTTAACTACTAGATAGATAAATGCATTCAAAGTCTACGCAAGTTCATCAAAATAGAATCGACTGCA includes these proteins:
- the LOC131023613 gene encoding uncharacterized protein LOC131023613 — translated: MDIIRHKKACVYMAVEEILHDQMMQIAVVLDVVDRARSRKRKRRVLAVPYGIVHRIPDQVKHLNRIIGFSDVDCLLNLRMDRNTFGRLCLLLRDLGGLKDGRFVTVEEQVALFLSVLAHHKKNRVVKFDFWRSGQTVSHYIHVVLRAILNLHVILLVKPTAVQEDSTDPRWKWFRGCLGALDGTYINVMVPNIDKPRYRTRKGQISTNTLAVCDKNMKFVYVLPGWEGSAADARILRDALNRPNGFKVPRGSYYLVDNGYANSEGFLAPYKGVRYHLKEWGPMAARPQNAEELFNMRHTKARNVIERAFGVMKMRWGILRSTTFYPVKVQNRLIMACFLLNNFIRTEMDVDPLEQAFDNLPQDNEFSEPEHGDYVDAVEPSPEWAATRDAIAQSMWQQCLMDNRARYPAPFCCCGNGKMLLRCAGWKARNAGRYYYKCPLNGGHEGDFLWFDEVHAQGEAAFANAPPPVTSFTSNSVPRSANSYTDHARDDTGVGNTFPEVGRARRDTDEQNNFMFMAIVFILLGFVAGKLV